The Zea mays cultivar B73 chromosome 7, Zm-B73-REFERENCE-NAM-5.0, whole genome shotgun sequence DNA segment AGGGAAGCAAATAATTATAGGATTCTTTAAGACGGCAAACCAAAACCATCACCAACCAATGCTGAGCTTAGCAACGTATTCGAAGACACGAAGCATGCAGAAGCCAACACACCATCCGCTCGAACTGCTTGAAGACAGTGAGGTCCACGCCACCGTTAGCGCGGGCAGTGGCTGGGGGCTGTCGATGCCATGGCCAATCGAGGTGGTAAGGGACGTCGACGATGTCTTCGGAAGCTGCTGTGGCACCTCTTCCTCCTCTGCCGTGAAGACCATCTAGATCCACGCCATGGGGAGGAAGCAATCCCTGGAGGTTGTATGGGCGTCGGGTCCGCCATGCGACGCCGCCAGCCACCCGCCCGCCGCAGCTAGCGGCACAACGGCCAGGCGTACGACCACGCACGCAGGTCACAGCACCGGCAGCCCGCTGGGACCAGCCTTGCTATGCTACTCTGGACTCGATTTCGCCATCGCATGACCTAGCCACCAACCCTGTCGCACTCAACCACTCGAGAAAGGTCGACGGCGAAACGAGCGGGAGGACGACATCGATCGTGTGGATTCGCGGTGGACTCGCGCCGGTTTCTGGACCCTTCTCCAGACCTGTGTCGTCCCGTCCAGAGGGTGACAGGGGGCAGGTTGTGTGAGGGTGGCGTCGGGAAGCGGGCTCGGGGGCGCGTCGGTGCATCGGTGAGGACGTTCCGCGACTTTGTGGCGCGGTCTCGGGAGTGGCACGGCGTCGGGCCACGATCTCGGGAGTGGAGGGAGCGGTTGCTACGTGAGAGGAGCGAAGCAGGAAGAGGTGGCTACAGAGGGAGCGAGCTAGGGTTaagctgggttgctggggcaggggACGAACGCGGGCCATTGGATGGTACGGAGGGAGCGAGCGCTGCCGTCGTTGCTGGCGATGAAGACGCTGACCTTGGTGGGCCCCCGCAGCTGGATCACGGACGGCTTCACGACGCTGAACACGAGGTCCCACCGGCGGGAGCTGTCGCCAATGGAGCCgggtttgccgaggcgaggcggcggcggcagcgctcGCTGTTGGAGATCCATGGGCGGGCGCGAAGGGAGCACGGGAGGGAGCGGCTGCGGCGCGGCTGCGGGATCCGTGGGGGATGCGGGATCCGTGGTGGGGGCGGGGCGATGCGTGGGGGGTGAGAGCGTGCGCATCGGACGGCTGAGAGACTCTAAAGCGTATTGGACGGTTAAGATCGTCGGAAGGCAGAACCAAGCAGAGGCAGCCTACCCTTAgagccttaataggtagtatagatttCGAAGACAAGCTTTTGGGggattttattttttattttttagagTTGGAGTCGAACATTAAGCACTTAATTCGGTGTATGCATAACCAAACTTGAATACAAATCAAATGCGATACACTGTATTTTTTTCGCCTGCAGTCGACACTCGGGTGTTATCGAACCGTTTTTAGGAAATTTTTTGACAAGCTTGCATGGAAAGAATGAATTTCACAGGCAGAGCAAATCTCTACTGAATTTCCTGGTAACCCCTCCATTTTCGATGTGCCCAAAGTTGTATCTTCATCGCCACTTAGAGCCGCGAGGCACCCTATAATTCACAGTTTAAGGCATTTCAGCCCTGAAGTACAGACAGAACATGAGTTCGGATGAACAAGTACTGCCCCTCGAAACAAAATTTGCAGGTAACCAAACGTACAAACAATAAAATCCGAGGAACGAAAATCAATTGTAGTGTTGTTTAAATGCTATTGTACCAGCTGGTCCCATGATAAGAATTACACAGGACTTCAATATGAACAAAACACGTTCTCTACAACTGTAAGTAGCCATTCCGAAATCCTTCCTTGAGTCCTGGACCTTATGTAGTAAGCACCTACCTGAACAGATTCAGATCAGAGTGAATGAAAGCGGTGTGGGATATGAATGGGACATTAGGATACATTCCACAAAGAGCGCAGCGCAAACACTCAAGCACTGTGAAGATCTGTATGAACGCGATAGACATCCAGAAGTACTGCATTGGCTTCCCCTGATAAACGATGCTTGGCATCCAGGTACACATGGTGGCCACTGCTTGGGAGCCAGTGTCTAGAAGGATCGCTAGGATCACATGGAACCTCAGAAAGTGCGGCGACCACTTCCGCCTCACAACGAAGAAGTACACTGTCATAAATATCACCAGAAAGAGCCACCCAGGGCACAGAGTCATGGTGTCGATGAAGGTGTACAACAGCGAAAACCCCTGCAAGTAAGTGTGCAGCTGGTAGATCACGTCGGCATAAGACCACATGTTGTGCAGTGGCAGCAAGTACGGCACACAAGCTAGAGTTCTCCACCACCATCTGGGTTTGGATGTCAGCTCAGGGTAGCTGAAAGATGCCAGCGAGGATGCCCGACAACTAACGGACCTTGGATGCTGATTATGCTGCCCTGATAGTGATGGCATGCCCTTGAGAGAATTCTCCCTTGGGAATGATATAGGCATGCCATGATGAATGGAATCAGTGCCAACTGAAAAACACAATGATGAAAATCAAATCCATTATAGTAACTAGGGACAATGATCAAAGAATGGGACAATGGAGCGTATAGATAAATCATGGCCATTAAAGAAATCAGTATACATAACACTTGCAAAATGGTTTCATTTCCAATGTCATTCTAATCATAAAAAAGTACCAATGGAGATAACTAAACCAAGGCTTGAactccatatcatgctatatactTTGTTGATAATATGATGTGGCTGGAACTCTGAACAATTCAAATTCATATCCTGTTTAAACGATTGTATTTTGTTTATTACTTTGCATTGTCTTGACCATGTGCCAACTAAACGTTACATTGTTTTTTTTCAGCAAGCCTATGTCGGAAAATGGACCCTCGACAAGTAATCGAAGGAATAAAGATCCTAGAAGTGCAAAATTTTCTTTGACATGGAACACCAAGTATTGAACTGTCAGGACTCAGGCAGAGCCCAGAAAATCAGCAACACCAGATTATAGCATCTAATACAGGACTATAAGTTTATGATGATTGATGacacttagggctagtttggcaaccccATTTTCCAAGGAATTTCTATTTTCCCAAGAAAAATGTGGGTGTTTGGACTCGCGGTCCTAACCAACTAGTGAAGTTATGTCATGTGCCCCAGATCCAGATAGTGATGCGAGTTGACACAGGCGATTTATCCTGGTTCGGAAAATGCAAGGCCCTGCTTCCAGCAGAGGGGGATGAagcttatattactcgcaccgaagtgattgtagtaggggttacaagctgagCGGGAGAGGGGAAGGCCCTAAGTCCCTATaaatgattgaggcaagtgccaatatcggATGCCAGGAGAAGACTACGAAATGTTCGCCTACCCCTAGAGAGGTCGTAGACTAACCTATTTATATGCCCAAGGGGAGCGCATCCTTGTAGACGGGGCATGCTTGCATGCTGTGGAGGGTGTCTTCGCGTCCTGTAGACAGCATGGCCTTTGTACTTTGTTATTGACTTGTGCTTGATTGTTTCCTGCTGAGAGCCGCGACCGAGGCCGAGGGCTCGGTTGTGTCCCCGAGCCCCCCTGAGAGGGGTTGCACATACCATAGTGGTTGACACAGTGCTTAGTATGGGAAAAGGCTTTTTAAGGGATGCGTCAGCTTTACTGTGTCCGATGACGTTGGGGACGTCCTCTGACACAAATATCGAGGGTAGGATCGGGCTAGGTGAGATGAAGGCATGCCCGATGTCACGACCGAGCCTTCTTGCGATTCGATGACGCGTGCCACAGTTCGAAGGAGTGGCCCTTCGCGGGATTCGCGCTGGGGCAGGTAGCCGAGgccgggctcgagcgaggcggagttttgTCCTGAGGGTGAGCTTtgcgtcgggcgagacggagtttgCGCCCGAGGGCTGGTCCGCCCTTCTGTCGTATTACATGTCTTGTCAGGGGCTGGCAGACGGCGTGCGTGTACAGTGGCGCGTGCGTAATCATGCTGGTGAATCTTTGACGGGACTGCGGTCTTGTTACCGTTGTACAGCTGTAACCCTGCGCGAGGTAGGTACGAGCATTGAATGCGGCTATCCCCCACGGGCCTTCGGGCTTGCTTTGTCCTTATCGCCTAAGAtaggttcgggcgaggcgaaCATGGCGGTCCTAgggcgagggtgcctcgggcgaggcggagactctccCGAGTATGTGACCTACTCGAGACCGAGCTCGGGTGAGTCAGAGATTTTGGAAGGCCTTCGTGGGGAGCTCGGTCGGGACAAAGTTTTGTGGGGATGGTCATCGATACGAacctcgggtgaggcggagtttgtGATTCATGGTCCTCGAGGATGTACTTCAAGGGTGTCCCTAGGGTTTTAAGCGCGTTTTTGGGGGTGTAGTTTGGTACCCCTAATTTATCATACTCGAcataaaattagttcatttttctctTGGGAAAATGGAGTTACCAAACTAACCCTTAATAGGAAACATAATATTTGCCAAAAATAacatactccctccatccaatgAAATAAGGCATATATTTTTTTGACAAAGTCTTTAGAGTGAAACTTTGACCATTAATTTCTTTTAAAATATGACATCAACAAAAACAAATTAAGCATCATATTA contains these protein-coding regions:
- the LOC100273053 gene encoding Protein TIC 20-I, chloroplastic: MVLCQGVSVGNAQLLAFPGRSSSFKSTQFHVKTDHFSARALRVGTDSIHHGMPISFPRENSLKGMPSLSGQHNQHPRSVSCRASSLASFSYPELTSKPRWWWRTLACVPYLLPLHNMWSYADVIYQLHTYLQGFSLLYTFIDTMTLCPGWLFLVIFMTVYFFVVRRKWSPHFLRFHVILAILLDTGSQAVATMCTWMPSIVYQGKPMQYFWMSIAFIQIFTVLECLRCALCGMYPNVPFISHTAFIHSDLNLFR